In Salinigranum marinum, one DNA window encodes the following:
- a CDS encoding DUF7533 family protein has translation MAMGIAESIQLAASLVFAIPLGVFGLTTLMDGNTFLGGVLVGVAVLMIVLPRQLTTPADVPAKVAEKAVGKAVKLPDEDDDR, from the coding sequence ATGGCGATGGGTATCGCGGAATCGATCCAGCTGGCGGCGAGTCTCGTCTTCGCCATCCCGCTCGGTGTCTTCGGGCTCACGACTCTCATGGACGGCAACACGTTCCTCGGCGGCGTTCTCGTCGGCGTCGCGGTCCTGATGATCGTCCTCCCGCGGCAGCTCACCACGCCGGCCGACGTGCCGGCGAAGGTGGCCGAGAAGGCCGTCGGCAAAGCGGTGAAGCTGCCCGACGAAGACGACGACCGCTGA
- a CDS encoding M24 family metallopeptidase — translation MARFDPDRVRASRIERALRVVREALAERDAVAFVHAGDDAASAVFGAEAVVVTADRAVGLVVDPTDADAADADPESSGGDGDCTLRRVDDPAEAVVRLARELTPGPTGTALTPRAVRHDTALFLERAGFDVASTAADADARATKTPAERDALRRLGSAVEGAVDRTVDRLAADDWPAGVDTEAEIRDSDGDADAGPTTTRLSRAVAVELARGGVDPADTRVRGVDGRVVPGRPVVVDCRPRGPDGSRLRAAWTLVVDGDGGWERRAHVALEAAHRAGRGRLTAALDDETETVGSIAGEVRAELTAYGFEEPTVTVHGVGLSVRESPRDGDRIESGQAVVVAASVTRAADGTASADRRTDRVTRAETLLLDERGGVERLVSLPSSLSP, via the coding sequence GTGGCCAGGTTCGACCCCGATCGCGTCCGCGCGAGTCGGATCGAGCGGGCCCTCCGAGTCGTCCGCGAGGCCCTCGCGGAGCGCGACGCCGTCGCCTTCGTCCACGCCGGCGACGACGCCGCCAGCGCCGTCTTCGGAGCCGAGGCCGTCGTCGTCACGGCGGACCGCGCCGTCGGTCTCGTCGTCGACCCGACCGACGCCGACGCTGCCGACGCTGATCCCGAATCGAGCGGTGGAGACGGCGACTGCACGCTCCGACGGGTCGACGATCCGGCCGAGGCGGTCGTCCGGCTCGCCCGCGAACTGACGCCCGGGCCCACCGGGACGGCTCTCACTCCGCGTGCCGTGCGTCACGACACGGCGCTGTTTCTCGAACGGGCTGGGTTCGACGTCGCCTCGACGGCGGCCGACGCCGACGCGCGGGCGACGAAGACGCCGGCCGAACGCGACGCTCTCCGGCGACTCGGCTCCGCCGTCGAGGGGGCCGTCGACCGGACGGTCGATCGACTCGCCGCGGACGACTGGCCCGCCGGGGTGGACACCGAGGCCGAGATCCGCGATTCCGACGGCGACGCCGACGCCGGTCCGACGACCACCCGACTCAGCCGCGCGGTCGCCGTCGAACTCGCCCGCGGTGGCGTCGACCCGGCCGACACCCGAGTTCGCGGCGTCGACGGTCGAGTCGTCCCTGGGCGACCCGTCGTGGTCGACTGTCGCCCGCGCGGCCCGGACGGATCGCGGCTCCGCGCCGCGTGGACGCTCGTCGTCGACGGCGACGGCGGCTGGGAGCGTCGGGCACACGTCGCCCTCGAGGCGGCACACCGCGCCGGACGGGGGCGGCTGACCGCTGCGCTCGACGACGAGACCGAGACGGTCGGCAGCATCGCGGGCGAGGTCAGGGCCGAACTGACGGCGTACGGCTTCGAAGAGCCGACCGTGACGGTCCACGGCGTCGGGCTCTCGGTGCGGGAGTCTCCGCGGGATGGCGACCGGATCGAATCCGGGCAGGCGGTCGTCGTCGCCGCGAGCGTCACGCGGGCGGCGGACGGGACCGCGAGCGCGGACCGACGAACCGACCGGGTGACCCGCGCCGAGACGCTCCTTCTGGACGAACGCGGGGGCGTCGAACGGCTCGTCTCGCTCCCGTCGTCGCTGTCGCCGTGA